In one Moritella sp. 5 genomic region, the following are encoded:
- a CDS encoding HD-GYP domain-containing protein: protein MENVSLAIKDLKVGHYINLPIGWTSHPFILNSFIIKDTKQLQILQHLGFKTIAVDLSRSKMAQSVQSVQSVQSAAQRTPAANDLALAEKIAEQQAILKQAEEQKTQSLQQQLWWKQIRQTRSKYQNKVTILKDIYSKFSLEPQQAISQLEQLSGELTIAAEQQHDYSFVLCNEELSGDTLYQNAMNIAVLSTRLAQQLSFSSQDIAIVTQTALLSQFGMLWVPASIRNKKSELTKPEINYLKQHPAYASQKLQGIEALTDIVINSVLQINEKFDGSGYPRGIKQDKISKYAQLIAVTTRYNEMCNANLPQHRYSPNLAIGLLFKAADKHYNKTYLEQFIKMMGIYPIGTIVNYDSNQAQVLMGIINSLRKPLIVDFNKLEPLKKQPLLRHCGQDNITIAKAISCNDIAPDKLNKFNLIQRSNLYFPVS, encoded by the coding sequence ATGGAAAATGTCTCATTAGCGATTAAAGACCTTAAAGTCGGTCATTATATTAATCTTCCCATCGGTTGGACATCCCATCCTTTTATCCTTAATTCATTTATAATTAAGGATACAAAGCAATTACAAATATTACAGCACCTTGGCTTCAAGACTATTGCCGTTGACCTATCTCGCAGTAAAATGGCACAATCAGTACAATCAGTACAATCAGTACAATCAGCAGCACAGCGAACACCGGCAGCTAATGATCTCGCTTTAGCGGAAAAAATAGCAGAACAACAAGCTATATTAAAGCAAGCTGAAGAACAAAAAACACAATCATTACAACAGCAGCTATGGTGGAAACAGATCCGCCAAACTCGCTCAAAATACCAAAATAAGGTTACTATACTAAAAGATATTTACAGCAAGTTTAGCCTTGAACCACAGCAAGCTATATCCCAATTAGAACAGCTCTCTGGTGAATTAACTATAGCAGCTGAACAACAGCATGATTATAGCTTTGTTTTATGCAATGAAGAATTATCTGGTGATACGCTTTATCAAAACGCCATGAATATTGCCGTATTAAGCACACGCTTGGCCCAGCAATTATCCTTTAGCTCACAGGATATTGCCATAGTGACGCAAACCGCACTGCTTAGCCAATTCGGTATGTTATGGGTACCCGCTTCAATTCGTAATAAAAAATCAGAACTGACAAAGCCCGAAATTAATTATCTTAAACAACACCCTGCCTACGCATCGCAAAAACTGCAAGGTATTGAAGCACTTACCGATATCGTGATTAACAGTGTATTACAGATCAATGAAAAATTTGATGGTAGCGGTTACCCACGTGGTATCAAGCAAGATAAAATATCTAAATACGCGCAATTAATTGCGGTCACTACCCGCTATAACGAGATGTGTAATGCTAATTTACCTCAGCACCGTTATTCACCTAATCTCGCCATTGGATTACTGTTTAAAGCCGCAGACAAGCATTACAACAAAACTTATCTTGAACAGTTTATTAAAATGATGGGTATATATCCGATTGGTACAATCGTCAATTATGATAGCAACCAAGCGCAAGTACTGATGGGTATTATTAATAGCCTTCGAAAGCCCCTCATTGTCGACTTTAATAAACTTGAACCATTAAAAAAACAGCCATTGTTACGCCACTGTGGTCAGGACAATATTACGATTGCTAAAGCGATTAGCTGCAATGATATCGCACCTGACAAGTTAAATAAATTTAACCTCATACAACGCAGTAATTTATACTTTCCGGTGAGTTAA
- a CDS encoding alpha-L-glutamate ligase-like protein: MTFSFFKEFAKPSKLKQQGILGMNQRNNMYISRYNPRKLFPLVDNKLKTKEIAEEANVSTPELIGVVDSQHSVKSVDKLIAGLNGFVIKPAKGSGGKGILVITKVEDGRYYKPSGSECSLDDIERHCSNILAGLFSLGGGIDVAVVEALIVFDDSFEGYSFEGVPDVRVIVFKGIPMMAMMRLSTSMSDGKANLHQGAVGVGINITTGEALNAVQYDEVVTHHPDTQKELALLKVPHWEEVIRLAAQCYDISGLGYLGADVVLDRHHGPMLLELNARPGLAIQIANGMGLLPRLQQIETANTESMDLDQRLAYCKQHFG, translated from the coding sequence ATGACATTTTCGTTTTTTAAAGAATTCGCTAAGCCGAGTAAGTTAAAGCAACAAGGTATTCTGGGGATGAACCAGCGCAATAATATGTACATATCGCGCTACAATCCCAGAAAGCTATTTCCATTAGTCGATAACAAATTAAAAACCAAAGAGATAGCCGAAGAGGCCAATGTCAGCACCCCAGAACTTATTGGCGTCGTTGATAGTCAACACTCTGTTAAATCAGTTGATAAGCTTATCGCAGGTCTAAATGGCTTTGTAATCAAACCGGCAAAAGGCTCTGGTGGTAAAGGTATTCTAGTGATCACCAAAGTAGAAGATGGTCGCTATTACAAACCCAGCGGCAGTGAATGTTCGCTCGATGATATTGAACGTCATTGCTCAAATATTTTAGCCGGTCTATTTTCACTCGGTGGTGGCATTGATGTGGCCGTTGTTGAAGCGCTTATCGTATTTGATGACAGCTTTGAGGGTTATAGCTTTGAAGGTGTCCCTGATGTACGTGTGATTGTATTTAAAGGTATCCCGATGATGGCCATGATGCGGCTATCAACATCCATGTCGGATGGTAAAGCTAATTTACACCAAGGCGCTGTCGGTGTGGGTATTAACATCACCACAGGCGAAGCGCTCAACGCTGTGCAATATGATGAAGTTGTCACTCATCATCCTGATACACAAAAAGAATTAGCCCTATTAAAAGTGCCTCATTGGGAAGAAGTTATTCGTTTAGCTGCACAATGTTACGATATCTCAGGCTTAGGTTATTTAGGTGCAGATGTGGTGTTAGATCGTCATCACGGTCCTATGCTATTAGAACTCAATGCACGTCCAGGACTGGCCATTCAAATCGCTAATGGCATGGGGTTGCTACCAAGGTTACAACAAATTGAAACGGCGAATACCGAGAGTATGGATCTAGACCAGCGTCTTGCTTATTGTAAACAACACTTCGGCTAG
- a CDS encoding ferritin — protein sequence MPKLSKVMATALNQQMTKEFTASHLYRSMASFCYASDFIGAGDFFYKHAAEEQQHAQLLFRYMIDRGIQPLMEAIPAAESEFTDLLDVFCKALDHEVMITESISEILGLAHELRDFQSVAHLNTLMEEQTEEEALFNGIVSQIRRVGVDNGHGLFIMDQELKAMSKAPAAPSIVI from the coding sequence ATGCCGAAATTATCTAAGGTTATGGCAACTGCACTTAACCAACAAATGACAAAAGAGTTTACTGCATCGCACCTTTATCGCAGCATGGCATCTTTTTGCTATGCCTCTGATTTTATTGGCGCGGGTGATTTCTTTTATAAGCATGCGGCTGAAGAACAGCAACACGCACAATTGTTATTCCGTTACATGATTGATCGCGGTATCCAGCCATTAATGGAAGCTATTCCTGCGGCAGAGTCTGAATTTACAGATCTACTTGATGTGTTTTGCAAAGCCTTGGATCATGAAGTGATGATCACTGAATCTATTTCTGAAATTCTTGGTTTGGCACATGAGCTTCGCGATTTTCAATCTGTAGCTCATCTGAATACCTTGATGGAAGAGCAAACAGAAGAAGAAGCATTATTTAATGGTATCGTGAGTCAAATTCGCCGTGTTGGTGTTGATAATGGCCACGGTCTATTCATTATGGATCAAGAGTTAAAAGCAATGAGCAAAGCGCCTGCAGCGCCGTCAATTGTTATTTAA
- a CDS encoding quinone-dependent dihydroorotate dehydrogenase — MKILYRIFRPIIFLMDPEQAHYALKKIGVFLGSNVITRLITGLLFNYRHKSLNTEVDGVKYRNPVGLSAGFDKDGELTKIYPYLGFGLAELGSFTGEICPGNPGKRLFRMVKSKSIVVWYGLNNLGAEKISARLADADFGDLRVGINAAKSNVSPDFVLAESIRDYLKTMTLFKDIGDYYTINISCPNTQDGEPFVDADNLGALLAAVNENIRPISDKPIYVKLAADLTFDEIDVIVDGCIEYKMDGFVLTNLAKPGCNQEHISAEYPSKLGLLPEGKGAMSGLPLQRISTNVIRHVYRRTRGELTIIGVGGIFTAKDAYEKITSGANLLHMITTMIFDGPQNISEINRGLVKLLKADGFTSIEQAVGSRNPLPELAIQEAIEEVAEVA, encoded by the coding sequence TTGAAAATATTGTATCGGATATTTCGTCCGATAATATTTTTGATGGATCCAGAGCAAGCCCATTACGCGCTTAAGAAAATAGGGGTGTTCTTAGGCAGTAATGTAATCACACGATTAATCACAGGATTGTTATTTAATTATAGGCATAAGAGTTTGAACACAGAGGTAGACGGAGTCAAATATCGTAATCCGGTCGGTTTATCAGCTGGTTTTGACAAAGATGGTGAACTTACAAAAATTTACCCATACCTGGGTTTTGGATTAGCTGAACTAGGCTCTTTTACCGGCGAAATTTGTCCGGGAAATCCAGGTAAACGTCTATTCCGGATGGTAAAATCTAAATCTATTGTGGTGTGGTATGGCCTAAATAACCTTGGCGCAGAAAAAATATCAGCTCGACTCGCTGACGCTGATTTTGGTGATTTACGTGTTGGTATTAATGCAGCTAAATCTAATGTCTCTCCTGACTTTGTATTAGCAGAATCAATTCGTGATTATCTTAAAACGATGACTCTATTTAAGGATATTGGTGATTACTATACAATTAATATTAGTTGTCCAAATACTCAAGATGGCGAACCTTTTGTTGATGCTGATAATTTAGGGGCTCTATTGGCCGCTGTGAATGAAAATATTAGACCAATTTCGGATAAACCTATTTATGTTAAGTTAGCGGCTGATCTTACTTTTGACGAGATCGATGTCATTGTTGATGGTTGTATTGAGTATAAGATGGATGGTTTTGTATTAACAAATCTTGCTAAACCAGGCTGTAACCAAGAACATATCTCGGCTGAATACCCATCTAAACTTGGTTTATTACCCGAAGGAAAAGGTGCGATGAGTGGGTTACCGCTTCAGCGTATTTCTACTAATGTTATTCGTCATGTTTATCGTCGTACTCGGGGTGAGCTTACTATTATTGGTGTGGGTGGCATTTTCACGGCAAAAGATGCGTATGAAAAAATTACATCTGGGGCTAACCTATTGCATATGATCACCACCATGATCTTTGATGGACCGCAAAATATTAGTGAAATAAACCGTGGTTTAGTTAAATTATTAAAAGCAGATGGTTTTACTTCAATTGAGCAAGCTGTGGGTTCTAGAAATCCTCTACCAGAGTTAGCAATTCAAGAGGCGATAGAGGAAGTTGCAGAGGTGGCTTAG
- a CDS encoding thioesterase family protein has translation MISELIRCFFLRNKQTNPKGFFDTITRSFRVGFRHIDLNLHINNAKYLMFLEKARWDHSIQTNTFNPLLKNKLNFIVAGVEVGYIREIRLFKRFDVETTYLGWDEKYFYLEQKCVADGKLCNYSLVKAVFTQRGKVVSPNKVMDIIPIEQRPQELPEHMQIWKNLGISKRNFSTSESANKVA, from the coding sequence ATGATCAGTGAGTTGATTCGCTGCTTTTTCCTACGTAATAAGCAAACAAACCCGAAAGGCTTTTTCGATACTATCACCCGCTCTTTTCGAGTAGGGTTTCGTCATATCGATCTGAATCTACATATTAACAATGCAAAATATCTCATGTTTCTTGAAAAAGCGCGTTGGGATCATTCTATTCAGACCAATACGTTCAACCCATTATTGAAGAATAAATTAAACTTCATCGTGGCAGGCGTCGAGGTCGGTTATATTCGTGAGATCCGTTTATTCAAAAGGTTCGATGTAGAAACCACTTATTTGGGCTGGGATGAGAAGTATTTTTACTTAGAGCAAAAATGTGTCGCCGATGGAAAGCTATGTAACTACAGCTTAGTAAAGGCTGTATTTACTCAACGAGGAAAAGTCGTGTCTCCGAATAAAGTCATGGACATTATTCCCATTGAACAACGCCCACAAGAGTTACCAGAACATATGCAAATATGGAAAAATCTCGGTATCTCAAAACGCAACTTTTCCACCAGCGAATCCGCAAATAAAGTAGCTTAA
- a CDS encoding DUF1315 family protein has protein sequence MFEQVSVNLPQAICYEFRQALRQGCWKSGLLLTEQQRRICEQVLFYHEGNDSNCNH, from the coding sequence ATGTTTGAACAGGTATCTGTTAATTTACCGCAGGCTATTTGTTATGAGTTTCGCCAAGCGTTAAGACAGGGCTGTTGGAAGAGTGGATTACTGTTAACAGAGCAGCAACGGCGGATCTGTGAGCAGGTTTTGTTTTATCATGAAGGTAATGATTCTAACTGTAATCATTAA
- a CDS encoding DUF406 family protein produces the protein MSNNNNTDIKDCCGAFAEIGSIIQPDDTELSFPITFDSQQAADEKRSELEAYVNEQFDEDVTITFTAQDEHAYLVTLSFTCTAEKMIFEMNLRHLLA, from the coding sequence ATGTCGAATAATAACAATACTGATATTAAAGATTGCTGTGGTGCGTTTGCTGAAATTGGCAGTATCATTCAGCCTGATGATACTGAGCTCTCTTTTCCTATTACATTTGATTCGCAACAGGCTGCTGATGAAAAACGCAGTGAGCTTGAGGCTTATGTTAATGAGCAATTTGATGAAGACGTCACGATTACCTTTACCGCGCAAGATGAACATGCTTATTTAGTAACATTGAGCTTTACTTGTACTGCAGAAAAAATGATTTTCGAAATGAATTTACGTCATTTATTGGCTTAA
- the adhE gene encoding bifunctional acetaldehyde-CoA/alcohol dehydrogenase, with the protein MTVKNIETLNAMVAKVKVAQQKFATFNQEKVDKIFRAAALAASTSRIPLAQMAVEESGMGVIEDKVTKNHFASEYIYNKYKDTLTCGIIEEDNEFGTITIAEPTGIICGIVPTTNPTSTAIFKALISLKTRNGIIFSPHPRAKNATNTAAKIVLDAAVAAGAPEHIIGWIDEPSIELSNALMHHDDINLILATGGPGMVKAAYSSGKPAIGVGAGNTPIVIDETADIKRAVSSILMSKTFDNGVVCASEQAVIVVDDVYDAVKARFITHGGYILSKKEADKVRSIVLINGNMNPDIVGQSAIKIAAMAGVTVPPFTKVLIGEGPEVHVDDPFAHEKLSPTLGMFRARDYNHAVEQAITMVELGGIGHTSGIYTDQDANEDRIKDFGDKMKTARILINQPSSQGGIGDLYNFGLAPSLTLGCGSWGGNSISENVGPKHLINKKTVAKRAENMLWHKLPESIYFRRGSLPIAMDDLVGKKRACIVTDKFLFNNGYVDDLVTILKEKGIDTEIFHDVEADPTLAIVKKGAAVMNSFQPDVIIAFGGGSPMDAAKIMWVMYEHPDVHFEDLAMRFMDIRKRIYKFPKMGIKAKMVAITTTSGTGSEVTPFAVVTDEVTGQKYPIADYELTPNMAVVDANLVMNMPKSLTAFGGYDAVTHALEAYVSVLQNEYSDGQALQALKLLKEYLPSSYKNGAKDPIAREKVHNGSTIAGIAFANAFLGVCHSMAHKIGAEFHIPHGLANALLITNVIRYNATDMPTKQAAFSQYDRPKARARYAEVAEHLGFREGKTADKINALLNWLDELKTDLDIPKSIQSAGVNEADFLAKIDQLAIEAFDDQCTGANPRYPLISELKALLLASYYGNDYHESYEMEMEMEPEKTKNKVIEK; encoded by the coding sequence ATGACTGTCAAAAACATAGAAACACTCAATGCAATGGTTGCGAAAGTGAAGGTAGCCCAACAAAAATTCGCCACATTTAATCAAGAAAAAGTTGATAAGATCTTCCGTGCAGCAGCCCTTGCTGCATCAACATCTCGTATCCCGCTAGCACAGATGGCTGTTGAAGAATCTGGCATGGGGGTTATCGAAGATAAAGTAACTAAAAACCATTTCGCATCTGAATACATCTACAACAAATATAAAGATACTCTAACATGTGGCATCATTGAAGAAGATAACGAATTTGGTACTATTACAATCGCAGAGCCAACCGGTATCATTTGCGGTATCGTACCAACGACCAATCCTACTTCAACGGCTATTTTTAAAGCGTTAATTTCGCTTAAAACACGAAACGGTATCATATTTTCGCCACACCCTCGTGCAAAAAATGCCACCAATACAGCCGCTAAAATTGTACTCGATGCAGCAGTAGCAGCAGGTGCACCTGAACACATCATAGGTTGGATTGATGAACCATCAATTGAACTATCAAATGCATTAATGCATCACGATGATATCAACCTTATCCTTGCGACAGGTGGTCCAGGCATGGTTAAAGCAGCCTATTCTTCAGGTAAACCTGCGATTGGTGTTGGTGCGGGTAATACACCTATTGTTATCGATGAAACTGCAGACATTAAACGTGCAGTATCTTCAATCTTAATGTCAAAAACATTCGATAACGGTGTGGTATGTGCTTCGGAACAAGCTGTTATTGTCGTTGATGATGTTTATGACGCGGTAAAAGCACGTTTCATTACACATGGCGGTTACATCTTATCGAAGAAAGAAGCAGATAAAGTACGTTCTATTGTGTTAATCAACGGCAATATGAACCCTGATATTGTAGGTCAATCTGCAATTAAAATTGCAGCAATGGCAGGGGTTACTGTACCTCCTTTCACAAAAGTCCTGATTGGTGAAGGTCCAGAAGTACACGTTGATGATCCATTCGCACACGAAAAACTATCGCCGACCTTAGGTATGTTCCGTGCTCGTGACTATAACCATGCTGTTGAACAAGCGATAACTATGGTTGAGCTAGGCGGTATCGGTCATACATCTGGTATTTACACAGACCAAGATGCTAACGAAGATCGTATCAAAGACTTCGGCGATAAAATGAAAACCGCACGTATTCTGATTAACCAACCAAGTTCACAAGGTGGTATCGGTGATTTATATAACTTCGGTCTAGCACCATCATTAACACTAGGTTGTGGCTCTTGGGGTGGTAACTCTATCTCAGAAAACGTGGGTCCTAAGCACCTTATCAATAAAAAGACTGTTGCAAAGCGAGCTGAAAATATGTTGTGGCATAAACTACCTGAATCAATTTACTTCCGCCGTGGTTCATTACCCATTGCGATGGATGATCTTGTTGGCAAAAAACGTGCTTGTATCGTTACCGACAAGTTCTTATTCAACAATGGTTATGTTGATGACTTAGTAACGATTCTAAAAGAAAAAGGCATTGATACCGAAATATTTCATGATGTAGAAGCCGATCCGACACTGGCTATCGTAAAGAAAGGGGCTGCAGTGATGAACAGCTTCCAACCTGATGTGATCATTGCCTTTGGTGGTGGTTCACCAATGGATGCTGCGAAGATTATGTGGGTAATGTACGAACACCCAGATGTACACTTCGAAGATCTTGCAATGCGCTTTATGGATATCCGTAAACGTATCTACAAGTTTCCTAAAATGGGAATCAAAGCCAAAATGGTGGCGATCACAACAACCTCAGGTACGGGTTCAGAAGTCACGCCCTTTGCAGTAGTAACCGATGAAGTAACAGGACAAAAATACCCAATCGCTGATTACGAGCTCACACCAAATATGGCTGTTGTTGATGCTAACCTAGTCATGAATATGCCTAAGTCACTAACCGCATTTGGTGGCTATGATGCCGTAACACATGCTTTAGAAGCGTATGTATCTGTATTGCAAAATGAATATTCTGATGGCCAAGCGCTTCAGGCACTCAAATTATTAAAAGAGTACTTACCAAGTTCATACAAAAACGGTGCGAAAGACCCAATTGCGCGTGAAAAAGTACACAATGGTTCAACAATTGCTGGTATTGCCTTTGCCAATGCATTCTTGGGTGTTTGTCACTCAATGGCACACAAGATCGGTGCTGAGTTCCATATTCCACACGGGTTAGCAAACGCACTACTTATTACCAATGTGATTCGCTACAACGCAACGGATATGCCAACCAAACAAGCCGCATTCTCACAATACGATCGCCCGAAAGCACGCGCTCGTTACGCTGAAGTTGCAGAACATTTAGGCTTCCGTGAAGGTAAAACAGCTGACAAGATTAACGCATTATTAAATTGGTTAGACGAACTAAAAACTGATTTAGATATTCCTAAGTCAATTCAATCTGCGGGTGTAAACGAAGCCGACTTCCTTGCAAAAATTGACCAGCTAGCGATTGAAGCATTTGATGACCAATGTACTGGAGCTAACCCTCGCTACCCGTTAATCAGCGAATTAAAAGCACTATTACTTGCTTCTTATTACGGTAATGATTATCACGAAAGCTATGAAATGGAAATGGAAATGGAACCAGAAAAAACAAAAAATAAAGTCATTGAAAAATAA
- a CDS encoding ATP-dependent zinc protease gives MTQNKANTAIVTKQQAQIETILQQQQQILTTLQSQPNQFKEQDKAIAKLTDQLDELGAKPPVKKTTPIVVPLAKNNTAGKMILGQEEWVWFDELQTNFKSRIDTGATTSSLNATEIVKFERDGQDWVKFNLSHKDDKAVFPMEVPVVRTIKIRQTNAVEALRRYVVSLPIELGDIKTETEFTLADRSRMIFPILLGRTFLKDIAIVDVAQEYTQPKKQPKPASKGAN, from the coding sequence ATGACACAAAATAAAGCTAATACAGCCATTGTGACAAAACAACAGGCACAAATTGAAACCATTTTGCAGCAGCAACAACAGATATTAACGACTTTGCAATCACAGCCTAATCAGTTCAAGGAACAAGATAAAGCGATTGCCAAATTAACAGATCAACTGGACGAACTGGGCGCTAAGCCTCCCGTGAAAAAAACAACACCAATCGTGGTACCTTTAGCTAAAAATAATACCGCAGGTAAGATGATTCTTGGTCAAGAAGAATGGGTATGGTTTGATGAATTGCAAACCAACTTTAAGTCACGTATCGATACTGGTGCAACAACATCATCATTAAATGCAACAGAGATAGTTAAATTTGAACGCGATGGTCAAGACTGGGTTAAATTCAATTTATCCCACAAAGACGATAAAGCAGTGTTCCCAATGGAAGTACCCGTTGTACGTACTATTAAGATCCGTCAAACCAACGCTGTCGAAGCATTACGACGCTATGTAGTCAGCTTACCCATCGAACTGGGCGATATTAAAACCGAAACAGAATTCACACTAGCCGACCGTAGTCGTATGATCTTCCCTATCCTCCTCGGTCGAACTTTCTTAAAAGATATTGCGATTGTCGATGTTGCACAAGAATACACTCAACCAAAAAAACAACCTAAACCTGCCAGCAAAGGGGCTAACTAA
- a CDS encoding DeoR/GlpR family DNA-binding transcription regulator, protein MSKRNTQQRRHTIIKLLEKQGKLSVDELAQRFETSEVTIRKDLTALEQNGLLLRRYGGAVPLPKELLPEIETDKVSQCKTEIAIAAALRIRDHNRIIIDSGTTTASLIKQLANKRGLITMTNSLQVANALNGLENEPTLLMTGGTWDPHSESFQGQIAEQVLRSYDFDQLFIGADGIDLERGSTTFNELIGLSRVMAEVSREVVVMVESDKISRKMPNLELAWDTINTLITDADITDEQRTAIEAKNITVIVASR, encoded by the coding sequence ATGTCAAAACGTAACACTCAACAACGTCGTCATACCATCATTAAATTACTTGAAAAACAAGGTAAACTCAGCGTTGATGAACTAGCCCAACGTTTTGAAACATCAGAAGTAACCATTCGTAAAGACCTAACAGCCTTAGAGCAAAATGGTCTATTATTGCGCCGTTATGGCGGTGCGGTTCCGCTCCCTAAAGAACTCTTACCTGAAATTGAAACAGATAAGGTTTCCCAGTGTAAAACAGAAATTGCAATTGCCGCCGCATTACGTATTCGCGATCATAATCGTATCATTATCGATAGCGGCACAACTACGGCCAGTTTAATTAAGCAGCTCGCAAATAAGAGAGGGTTAATAACCATGACAAACTCTCTACAAGTAGCGAATGCATTAAACGGCTTAGAAAATGAACCTACGTTATTAATGACAGGAGGTACATGGGATCCTCACTCAGAATCTTTTCAAGGCCAAATTGCAGAACAGGTACTGAGATCATATGACTTTGATCAGCTGTTTATCGGCGCAGACGGCATTGACTTAGAACGTGGCAGTACCACATTTAATGAACTAATTGGACTCAGTCGCGTGATGGCCGAAGTATCAAGAGAAGTCGTAGTCATGGTCGAATCAGATAAGATCAGCCGCAAAATGCCAAATTTAGAATTAGCATGGGACACGATTAATACGTTAATTACCGATGCTGATATTACTGATGAACAACGCACTGCAATTGAAGCAAAGAATATTACGGTCATCGTAGCATCGAGATAA
- a CDS encoding inactive transglutaminase family protein: MPSKIPFRIFVAILFLLGVGSIAQRHYSGEIPWFPGETYSTWMIEAKVEFTAQGDAVNASFATPSTQSNFTVLSQTAASPGYGLSFLDNRAQWTIRNAEGKQDLYYKVNVLTNDIPQDVINEQDVTINKTTWLPPYDIAAEQLVNSAMEKSADAFSYSRELLKLLSVDDLGQNAKLMLQENSKSTLFVALLNEANIPALLVKGLYLEDGRRQQQLQPFVLVFGEDDTRLIDVKLGKIADAKNLLLWEQNGEPTLDLIGGTNSRVSFSVIQQTQPVMQVLKEKSNDTNLSNFSIYSLPLEEQALFKGILLIPLGVMIVVMMRILIGLRTSGTFMPVLIAMAFVQTSLATGLIGFTLIVGVGLVIRSYLSRLNLLLVSRISVVIITVIAIICLFSVLSYKIGLTEGLKITFFPMIILSWTIERMSILWEEEGPKEVFVQGGGSLFVAVLVYLTISNELFRYWAFNFLGLQLIIMAIILMLGTYTGYRLLELRRFKDMQGE, translated from the coding sequence ATGCCGTCTAAGATCCCATTTCGCATTTTTGTTGCGATACTTTTCCTCCTTGGTGTAGGCTCTATCGCTCAACGCCATTACAGTGGTGAGATCCCTTGGTTTCCCGGAGAAACCTACTCAACGTGGATGATTGAAGCGAAAGTCGAATTTACAGCGCAAGGCGACGCCGTTAATGCGTCCTTCGCCACACCGTCTACCCAGTCTAACTTCACCGTATTAAGCCAAACAGCGGCATCGCCTGGTTATGGATTATCCTTTCTTGATAATCGCGCACAATGGACAATTCGTAACGCCGAAGGCAAACAGGATTTATACTATAAAGTTAACGTATTGACGAATGATATCCCACAAGATGTCATTAATGAGCAAGACGTGACAATTAATAAAACCACCTGGCTACCACCGTATGATATAGCCGCAGAGCAGCTCGTTAATAGTGCGATGGAAAAAAGTGCCGATGCTTTTTCATATAGCCGTGAATTACTCAAGCTACTGTCTGTCGATGATTTAGGTCAAAATGCGAAATTAATGCTACAAGAAAATAGCAAATCAACGTTATTTGTTGCCCTGCTAAATGAAGCAAATATCCCTGCCTTACTGGTTAAAGGCCTGTATCTTGAAGATGGCCGTCGCCAGCAGCAGTTACAACCATTTGTACTGGTATTTGGCGAAGATGATACGCGCTTAATCGATGTCAAATTAGGTAAAATAGCTGACGCGAAAAACTTGCTACTGTGGGAACAAAATGGCGAACCGACGTTAGATCTGATAGGTGGTACAAATTCTCGAGTTAGTTTCTCTGTTATTCAGCAAACTCAGCCTGTCATGCAAGTATTAAAAGAAAAATCAAACGATACGAACCTGTCAAACTTTAGTATCTATAGCCTGCCACTCGAAGAACAAGCACTATTCAAAGGGATTTTACTTATCCCATTAGGTGTAATGATCGTGGTAATGATGCGTATTCTTATCGGTTTACGCACGTCAGGTACTTTTATGCCCGTGTTAATCGCAATGGCATTCGTACAAACCAGTTTAGCAACCGGTTTGATTGGCTTTACGTTAATTGTCGGTGTAGGCCTTGTGATCCGCTCTTATCTGTCTCGGTTAAACCTCTTGCTCGTATCACGAATATCCGTGGTAATCATCACGGTTATCGCCATTATCTGTTTGTTCTCAGTGTTATCTTATAAAATAGGGTTAACAGAAGGACTTAAAATCACTTTCTTCCCGATGATTATTTTATCTTGGACCATCGAACGCATGTCTATTTTATGGGAAGAAGAAGGCCCGAAAGAGGTATTTGTACAAGGTGGTGGCAGCCTGTTTGTAGCAGTATTGGTCTACCTAACAATTAGCAACGAACTATTTCGTTACTGGGCATTCAACTTCCTTGGTCTGCAACTTATCATTATGGCAATCATCTTAATGTTAGGTACTTATACTGGCTATCGTCTGTTAGAACTACGCCGCTTTAAAGACATGCAAGGTGAGTAA